The nucleotide sequence TAGGTGGGTTTTGGCCGTGCGTAGGCTGTGCGCCATGCAGATCACCGGGAACCGAGCGATGCCCAGGGGCGTCAGTGCTCCGGGTGACCGGCTGCGACACGGAGGGACTTCCGATGAGGTTCCGGCCGTGCGCATTTCGGGGGGACCGGAACTCAACTGCCGCTTCCAGGCGTATGCGCCTGCCCGAGGAGTAGTCGTTCGATGAGCGAGCATCGTCGCAAAATGCCGCCGCAGCAGCCGCCGACGGGTGGTCGCGCGGCGGCACGGCGCGCCGCCCAGCAGCCGGTGGGCCGCAGGTCGGCCCCGGTCCAAGACGTCGGTACGGGGGCCCCTTCGGCCTCGTACGGGCCTGCCTCCTCCGCCGGCGAGGAGCAGCGTCCCTACGGGGGCCGGGCCGAGGCCCGCCGTGCCGCCCAGCGCGGCAGCCGCCGGAGGGGGGCCGACGCCGGCCCCGGGGGCCCTGGTGGTTCCGGTGGCGGACGGCGTGGTGGCGGCGGCGGTGGCGGCCGTGGCAGTGGCCCGGGGCGCGGCTCAGGAGGCCGCCCGCCGGGCAAGAAGCGGCTGATCGACTACCCGAGGTACGGGAAGTACGGCTGGCGTCGCTGGATGCCGTCGTGGAAGCTCGTGACGGGCACGTTCCTGGTCTGCGTCGGGATACTGATGGGCGGCGCGGTCTTCGCGTACTCCAACGTGGTGATCCCGAAGGAGGACGACACCGCGACGTCGCAGAACAACATCTACTACTGGGCCGACGGCTCGCGCATGGCCGCGACCGGCAGCGGCACCAACCGGCAGATCATCGGGATCGAGCAGATCCCGAAGGTGATGCAGGAGGCCGTGGTCTCGGCCGAGAACAAGACCTTCTGGGACGACTCGGGCATCGACCCGATGGGCATCGGCCGCGCCGTGTGGAACATGGCCAAGGGCGGCGAGACCCAGGGTGGCTCGACGATCACCCAGCAGTACGTGAAGAACAACCGTCTGAACGACCAGTCGCAGACGGTGACCCGGAAGGTGAAGGAACTCTTCATCTCCATGAAGGTCGGCAACGAGCTCGAGAAGTCCGACATCATGGCCGGCTATCTGAACACCGCGTACTACGGCCGCGGTGCCTACGGCATCCAGGCCGCGTCGCGCGCGTACTTCGACAAGGACGCCAAGCAGCTCAACGCCAGCGAGTCGGCACTGCTCGCCGCGGTGCTGAAGGGCGCGACGTACTACGACCCGGGCGGCTACCCGGAGATCGACCCCGAGGCCACTCCCGAGAAGAACACCGACCGCGCCACCAAGCGGTGGAAGTGGATCCTCGACGAGATGGTCAACGACAACAAGATCACCGCCGCGGAGCGCGCCAAGTACACGACCTTCCCGAAGGTGCAGAAGCGCAAGCAGGACGCCCAGCTGACCGGCCAGATCGGCTACCTGGTCAGCACGGCCAAGGCGAACTTCATCAACAGCAACACCGAGGGGATCGGCGCCAAGGAGCTGGAGCGCGGCGGCTACGAGATCCACACCACCTTCGACAAGAAGAAGGTGGCCTCGATGGAGCAGTCGGTCAAGAAGATCCTCGACGAGTACATCGACCCGAAGAAGCGGCCGGACACCGACACCAACGTGCAGTTCGGTGGCGCCTCCGTGGACACGAAGACCGGTGCGATCGTCGCGATCTACGGCGGTGTCGACGCCACCAAGCACTTCACGAACAACGCCGACCCGACCGGTGCCCAGGTCGGCTCGACCTTCAAGCCCTTCGTGCTGGCCGCCGCGATGCAGTACGGCATCCGCGACAAGGACCTGGGGCCGGTGCAGGACGCCAGCAGCCGGACCATCGTCGACCCGGACAAGAGCCGCTACTCCGGCAAGGACGAGCTGAAGGTCCGCAAGTACAACGGCGAGATCTGGCACGACGAGAAGGGCAAGGAGTGGCTCCAGACCAATGACGACGGCGCGAGCTACGGCAACATGTCCCTCCGCGAGGCGATGATCCGCTCGGCGAACTCGCCGTACGTGCAGCTCGGCATGGACGTCGGCATCGACAAGGTCCGTGAGACCGCCATCGCGGCCGGCCTGCGCAAGGAGTCGCTCGTCCAGGGCGAGGTGCCCTCGTTCTCCCTCGGTATCTCCAGCCCGAGCGCGATCCGGATGGCGGGCGCCTACGCGACCTTCGCCAACAACGGCGAGCAGAACGACCCGTTCTCGGTGACCAAGGTGTCCAAGGGCGGCAAGACGATCTACGAGCACAAGTCGGCCACCAAGGAGGCCTTCTCCTCGGCGATCGCCAGCAACGTCACCGACGTCCTACGGGACGTCGTGGAGAACCCCAAGGGCACCGGCCGCAAGGCCGCCATCGAGGGCCGTGACGTGGCCGGCAAGACCGGTACGACCGACGGCAACAAGTCGGCCTGGTTCGTGGGCTACACCGCGCAGCTGGCCACGGCCATCGACATGTACCGGTTCGACGACGACGAGACCAAGAAGAACCGCGAGTTCCAGGAGATGTTCGGCACGGGTGACCAGCCGAAGATCCACGGTTCTTCGTTCCCCTCGCGGATCTGGAAGGACTACATGACCGATGCCGTGGAGGGCATGCCGGTCGTGAGCTTCCCGGAGCCGGAGAAGCTGGACGGCGCCAAGCCGGTCTTCGGTGGCGGCGCCACCAGCCCGACGCCGACGCCGACGGCCACCCCGACGCCCACCGAGACGACGGCGACGCCGACCACGACTCCCCCGACGACGCCGACCACGACTCCCCCGGCGACCAAGACGCCCAAGCCGGGCAAGACGACCTGCAGCGTCTGGGACTGGGACTGCAACCACACCGGGGAGCCGGGCGACCCCGGCGGCAACACTGGCAAGCCGACCGACACGGCGACCCCGACCGATACGCCGACGCCGACCGACACGGAGACCAACGGCCACGGCAAACCGAACGACGGGACCTGGATCCCCTGATCCTCCGTCGGGCGTCCTCGAGGGCCGCCGCGCTCCGCTCCGTACCTCGCGTACGGGCCGGGCGCGGCGGCCCTCGCCGTTTTCACCGGCGCGTACGGCAGGATGTCCCCCATGCCGAGCCTCCAGAAGACGAGTGCGCCGCAGGACCGGCCGCAGGGCCGCCCGCAGACGGTCATCCCCACCCACCGGGACAAGGTGGCCGCCGCGGGCAGCGAACTGATCGGCGGCCCCTACGGCCGCCGGGCCGCGACCGGCACCGGGCAGATGACGCCGGTGCGGGTGATCGCCCTCGTGGCCATCGGCATGTTCGCCCTCGGCATGGTGCAGAAGCTGCCCTGCTACAACTGGGCCTGGTTCCGGGGCACGACCTCCCAGTACACCCACGCCTGCTACTCCGACATCCCGCACCTGTTCTCGGGGCGGGGCTTCGCCGAGGGCCTGGTGCCCTACTTCGACCGGCTGGGCGGCGACATACCGTTCCTGGAGTACCCGGTCCTGACGGGCCTCTTCATGGAGGTCGCGTCCTGGCTGACGCCGGGCGGCGGCGACACGATGCAGCGCGAGCAGTCGTACTGGCTGGCCAACGCCGGGATGCTGATGGTCTGCGCGGCCGTCCTCGCGGTCTGTGTGACCCGCACGCACCGGCTGCGCCCCTGGGACGGGCTGCTCGTCGCCCTGGCGCCCTCGGTGGCGCTCACCGCCACGATCAACTGGGACCTGCTGGCCGTCGCGCTGACCGCCGCGGCGGTCCTGATGTGGGCGCGGAGCCGGCCGCTGGCCTTCGGCATCCTGCTCGGCCTGGCCACGGCCGCCAAGTTCTACCCGATACTGCTCCTCTGCCCGCTGCTGATGCTCTGCTGGCGGGCCGGGAAGTGGCGGGAGTACGGGACCGCGGTGCTGGGCGCGGCCGGGGCGTGGCTGGTGGTGAACCTGCCCGTGATGCTGCTGGCCCCCGAGGGCTGGAAGCAGTTCTTCCTCTTCAGCCGGGACCGGAACGTCGACTTCGGTTCCGTCTGGCTGCTGGTCAGCCAGCGCACCGGGGACGCGATCCCGCCGGGCCGGGCCAACCTGTACGCGCTGCTGCTCATGCTGGCGGCCGTCGCCGGCCTCGCCTACCTGGCGTTCACGGCGCCCCGCAGGCCCCGCTTCGTCCAGCTGGCCTTCCTGGTCGTCGCCGCCTTCGTGCTGACCAACAAGGTCTACTCGCCGCAATACGTGCTGTGGCTGGTCCCGCTGGCGGTGCTCGCCCGGCCGCGCTGGCGCGACTTCCTGATCTGGCAGGCCTGCGAGGTGGCGTACTTCACCGGTGTCTGGATGTACCTGGCGTTCACGACCAGCGGCAACAGCAAGCAGGGCCTGCCGGTCGACGGCTACCAGTTCGCGATCGTCCTGCACCTGCTCGGCACCCTGTACCTGTGCGCGATGGTCGTACGGGACATCCTGACGCCCGAGAAGGACCCGGTCCGGCAGGACGGCGGGGACGACCCCTCCGGGGGCGTCCTGGACGGCGCCGAGGACCGCGTCGTCGCGGGCAGGGCCGCGCACCCGGCCCGGCACGCGGCCGCGGCCCTTGAGGACGGTCTCCGGGTGGAATGGGGAACCCCCGGGGGCCAGGCCTCCCGGGGGTGAGCGGATCCGGCCGGCTCAGCGCTCCACGAGCCGGTCGAACTGCGTCGTCGTGTGCCGCAGATGGGCCACCAGTTCGTCGCCGACCCGGGGCTCCTGCGCGTCGGACGGCACGAACAGGATCGACACCTGCATATGCGGCGGCTCGGCGAACCAGCGCTGCTTGCCGGCCCACACGAACGGCGAGAGGTTGCGGTTGACGGTGGCGAGACCGGCCCGCGCGACGCCCTTGGCACGCGGCATGACGCCGTGCATCGCCTTGGGAGCCTCCAGGCCGACGCCGTGCGAGGTACCGCCGGCGACGACGACCAGCCAGCCGTCCGAAGCGGCCTTCTGCTGGCGGTAGCCGAAGCGGTCGCCCTTGGCGACCCGGGTCACGTCGAGGACCGCACCCCGGTACTCCGTGGCCTCGTGGTCGCCCAGCCACAGCCGGGTGCCGATCCGGGCGCGGAAGCGGGTCTGCGGGAACTGCTGCTGGAGCCTGGCCTGCTCCTCCGCCCGCAGGTGGCTGACGAACATGGTGTGCAGCGGCAGCCGGGCGGCCCGCAGCCGGTCCATCCAGCCGATGACCTCCTCGACGGCGTCCGTGCCGTCCGGGCGGTCCAGGGGCAGGTGCAGCGCGAAGCCTTCGAGGCGGACGTCCTCGATGGCCGAGTGGAGCTGCGGGAGCTCCTCCTCGCGGACGCCGTGCCGCTTCATCGAGCTCATGCACTCGATGACGACCCGGGCGCCCACGAGGGCGTGGACGCCGTCCACGGACGACACGGAGCGGATGACCCGGTCGGGCAGCGGAACCGGTTCCTCACCCCGGCGGAACGGGGTGAGGACCAGCAGGTCGCCGCTGAACCAGTCCTTGATCTTCGCGGCCTCGTACGTGGTGCCCACGGCCAGCATGTCGGCACCGAACCGCGCCGCCTCGTCCGCGAGGCGCTCGTGGCCGAAGCCGTAGCCGTTGCCCTTGCAGACCGGGATCACGCCGGGGAACTGGTCGATGACGGTCTTCTGGTGCGCGCGCCAGCGAGCGGTGTCGACGTAGAGGGAGAGCGCCATGGCCGGCCCGGAACCTTTCTGATGGCAGCGGTGTATCAAAGGTATGTACGAGATTACGGAAACGTCAGCGACACGACAGGGCTCAGCGGCGCGACATGTAGATGTCCAGGGCCTTGTGCAGCAGCTTGTTCAGCGGGAAGTCCCACTCGCCGACGTACTCGACGGCCTCGCCGCCCGTGCCCACCTTGAACTGGATGAGCCCGAAGAGGTGGTCGGTCTCGTCGAGCGAGTCCGAGATGCCCCGCAGGTCGTAGACGGTCGCGCCCATCGCGTACGCGTCGCGCAGCATCCGCCACTGCATCGCGTTCGAGGGCCGGACCTCACGGCCGATGTTGTCGGAGGCTCCGTAGGAGTACCAGACGTGTCCGCCGACGACGAGCATCGTCGCCGCGGAGAGGTTCACGCCGTTGTGGCGCGCGAAGTACAGGCGCATGCGGTTGGGGTCCTCGCTGTTGAGGACGGTCCACATGCGCTGGAAGTACGAGAGCGGGCGGGGCCGGAAGTGGTCGCGGACGGCCGTGATCTCGTACAGCCGCTGCCACTCGGCCAGGTCCTCGTAGCCGCCCTGGACGACCTCGACACCGGCCTTCTCGGCCTTCTTGATGTTGCGGCGCCACAGCTGGTTGAAGCCCTTGAGGACGTCGTCGAGCGAGCGGTTCGCGAGGGGCACCTGGAAGACGTAGCGGGGCTGCACGTCACCGAAGCCGGCGCCGCCGTCCTCGGCCTGCTGCCAGCCCATCTTCCGCAGCCGGTCCGCGACTTCGAAGGCGCGCGGCTCGATGTGGGTGGCCTCGACGTCCTTGAGGCGCTTGACGTCCGGGTCCTGGATGCCGGCCTTGATGGCGGCCGAGTCCCAGCGCCGGATGACGACCGGCGGGCCCATCTTCACCGAGAAGGCGCCCTGCTGCTTGAGGTGCGCCAGCATCGGCGTCAGCCAGTCGTCGAGATTGGGCGCGTGCCAGTTGATGACCGGGCCCTCGGGAAGATAGGCCAGGTAGCGCTTGATCTTCGGAAGCTGGCGGTAGAGCACCAGGCCGACGCCGACGAGCTCGCCGCCCTTGTCGAACCAGCCGAGGTTCTCCGAGCGCCACTCGGTCTTCACATCAGCCCACGCGGGGACCTGGCAGTGGCTCGCGGCGGGCTGGCTCTGGATGTACGCCAGATGCTGCTCACGGCTGATGGTCCTCAGGGTCAGGCTCATGCGGGGCGCTCCTCGGCAGGTGTGTCCCCATCGGTTCAGGGGCTCCGGCTCTCGCGCCGAAGCCTACTGTGACCGAGGGGCGCCCCGAATGGGTGTGTGCGTCCTGACGTGCCCCTGGGCTCAGCTGATGACGCCGCCGAAGAGCCCGCCGTGCGCCATGCCGAGGTAGAAGCCGAACGCCGAGGCGCCGAGTCCGAGGATCAGCAGGAAGCGCTCGCGGGTCGTCACGGAGATGAACTGTCCGTAGGCGCCGGTCAGGATGCCGATCAGGCCGGACCAGGAGCTCAGCAGGTGCAGGTTGTGGAACTGCGCGGTGACGAAGGCGAGGACGCCGAGCACCAGCGTCACTCCGACCAGGGTGTCCTGGATCGGGTGCGGTTTGCCGTCGGTGGCGAAGAGGGAGTGGCCGGGGTCGGGTCGCATTGCCTGTGCCATGGGGCACCTCCTGGCGTAGCTGCCGGAAGGCGGCGCATCGTAGCGCCGCCGACATCCGTTGTGTACAGATTGCGTCCCCTCACCAGTGAATTTCAACCGGAGGGCGGTGAGCGGGTACTCTGTACGGTCTGCACCGGTGTCTGCCCTGGTCCGTCCTGGATCCCGGCGGCGTCCCCCGTTCCGAGGGGTGCTGTCAGTGGTGGCGGATACCGTTGTCTACGCATCACGACCCTCCTGCCACGGAACGACCGTGGCCGCTGAGTCCAAAGGAGGTGGGTTCCACATGCGTCACTACGAGGTGATGGTCATCCTCGACCCCGATCTCGAGGAGCGCGCTGTCTCCCCGCTGATCGAGAACTTCCTTTCCGTCGTCCGTGAGGGCAACGGAAAGGTCGAGAAGGTCGACACCTGGGGCCGTCGTCGTCTCGCCTACGAGATCAAGAAGAAGCCCGAGGGCATCTACTCGGTCATCGACCTGCAGGCCGAGCCTGCGGTCGTCAAGGAGCTCGACCGACAGCTCAACCTGAACGAGTCGGTCCTCCGGACCAAGGTCCTCCGTCCCGAGACCCACTGAGCTCCTAGCTCAGAGGTCATCGGGTCCGAGTAGCAACAAAGCAGCCAGAAGCAATCCCGCCGAGAGGTACCCCCATGGCAGGCGAGACCGTCATCACGGTCGTCGGCAATCTTGTCGACGACCCCGAGCTGCGCTTCACCCCGTCCGGTGCGGCGGTCGCGAAGTTCCGTATCGCGTCCACCCCCCGCACCTTCGACCGTCAGACCAATGAGTGGAAGGACGGCGAGAGCCTGTTCCTCACCTGCTCGGTCTGGCGCCAGGCGGCGGAGAACGTCGCCGAGTCGCTTCAGCGAGGCATGCGCGTCGTCGTGCAGGGCCGGCTGAAGCAGCGGTCCTACGAGGACCGTGAGGGCGTCAAGCGCACGGTCTACGAGCTGGACGTCGAGGAAGTCGGCCCCAGCCTCAAGAACGCCACGGCCAAGGTCACCAAGACCACCGGTCGAGGCGGCCAGGGCGGTTACGGCGGCGGCGGTCAGCAGTCCGGCGGCGGTGGCAGCTGGGGTGGGAACTCCGGCGGTGGCCAGCAGGGTGGTGGCGGTGCTCCCGCCGACGACCCGTGGGCGACCGGCGGTCCTTCCTCCTCCGGCGGCGGCCAGCAGCAGGGCGGCGGAGGCGGCTGGGGTGGAAACTCCGGCGGCGGCTACTCGGACGAGCCCCCCTTCTAGGGCACGCCCGCGAAGCAGCTCGTACCCCCATTCTTGATCACACAGGAGAAACACCATGGCGAAGCCGCCTGTGCGCAAGCCTAAGAAGAAGGTCTGCGCGTTCTGCAAGGACAAGACCGCGTACGTGGACTACAAGGACACGAACATGCTGCGGAAGTTCATTTCCGACCGCGGCAAGATCCGTGCCCGCCGCGTGACCGGCAACTGCACGCAGCACCAGCGTGACGTCGCCACGGCCGTCAAGAACAGCCGTGAGATGGCGCTGCTGCCCTACACGTCCACCGCGCGATAAGGAAAGGGTGACCGACTAATGAAGATCATCCTGACCCACGAGGTCTCTGGCCTCGGTGCCGCCGGCGATGTCGTCGACGTCAAGGACGGTTACGCCCGCAACTACCTGGTCCCGCGTGGTTTCGCGATCCGCTGGACCAAGGGTGGCGAGCAGGACGTGGCGCAGATCCGCCGCGCCCGCAAGATCCACGAGATCGCGACCATCGAGCAGGCCAACGAGATCAAGGCCCAGCTCGAGGGCACGAAGGTGCGCCTGGCCGTTCGCTCCGGCGACGCCGGCCGTCTCTTCGGCTCCGTGACCCCGGCCGACATCGCCTCGGCGATCAAGTCCGCGGGTGGCCCCGACGTCGACAAGCGTCGCGTCGAGCTCGGTTCGCCGATCAAGACCCTGGGCTCGCACCAGGTGTCCGTGCGTCTGCACGCCGACGTTGCCGCGAAGCTCGGCGTCGAGATCGTCGCCGCGTAACGCTGCCTCGGCAGTCTGCGCTCAGCAGTGAGGAAGGGCCGCACCCCTCGGGGTGCGGCCCTTCCGCTGTTTCACGTGAAACATTCAGCGGGTGGCGCCGGTGACGATCCAGCGCCCGGACCGGGAGCGCAGCCACAGAGTCGCCATCCGGACCGACATCATCAGCGTCATCGCCCACCAGATCGCCGTCAGCCCGCCTCCGAGTGTCGGGATCAGAAGGGCGACCGGGGCGAAGACGGCGAGGGTCAGCAACATGGCCCAGGCCAGGTAGGGGCCGTCCCCGGCGCCCATGAGGACGCCGTCGAGGACGAAGACGACACCGGCGATCGGCTGTGAGACCGCGACCACGAGCAGGGCGGGCAGCAGGGTGTCCTGGACGGTGGGGTCGCCGGTGAAGAGCGGGATGAACAGGGGACGGGCGACCACGAGCAGGGCGCCGAGGACCACACCGGAGACCACGCCCCACTGGACCATCCGCCGGCAGACCTGGCGGGCGCCCTCGGCGTCGTCCGCTCCGAGATAGCGGCCGATGATGGCCTGGCCCGCGATGGCGATGGCGTCGAGGGCGAAGGCCATCAGGCTCCACAGGGACAGGATGATCTGATGGGCGGCGACCTCGGCGTCACCCAGCCGTGCGGCGACGGCCGTGGCGATCATCAGAACCGCGCGGAGCGAGAGCGTACGGACGAGCAGGGGGACGCCGGCCTGGGCGGAGGCGCGTATGCCGGCCACGTCGGGGCGGAGGGAGGCGCCGTGACGCCGGGCACCCCGTACGACCACGACGAGATAGGCGGCGGCCATGCCGCACTGGGCGATGACCGTGCCCCAGGCGGAGCCGGCGATCCCGAGGCCCGCCCCGTAGACCAGGCCCACGTTGAGGGCGCCGTTGGCCGCGAAGCCGCCGATGGCCACGTAGAGCGGCGTGCGGGTGTCCTGGAGGCCCCGCAGGACGCCGGTGGCGGCCAGGACCACCAGCATCGCGGGGATGCCGAGGCTGGATATGCGGAGATAGGTGATGGCGTAGGGGGCTGCCGTGTCGGAGGCGCCGAAGACGTCGACCAGCCAGGGCGCCGTGGGCAGCGTCAGCGCGACGACGGCGGCGCCGAGGAGGAGAGCGAGCCAGATGCCGTCCATGCCCTGCCGGATGGCGGCCTGGAGGTCTCCGGAGCCCACACGGCGGGCGACGGCGGCCGTGGTGGCGTACGCCAGGAAGACGAAGACGCTGACGGCGGTGGACAACAGGGCCGCGGCGATCGCGAGACCCGCGAGCTGAGGGGTGCCGAGGTGCCCGACGATGGCGCTGTCGACCATCAGGAAGAGCGGCTCGGCGACAAGGGCGCCGAAGGCCGGCAGGGCGAGGGCGACGATCTCGCGGTCGTGCTGTCGACGGACGTCCCTGGACGTCGCGGGAGCCTGGGTCATGGGGTCAATCTAATCTTCCACAGGTAAGAGATGCAATGCTTGGGTGATCCTTACTTGGCGAGGGCAAGGCGCTTCGGGTGTGGGTCGTTTGTTCTGATCTTGGTCCAGGGGGAAAAGTTTTTCTCCCCCACAGCCCGTGGATGGAAAAACCCCAGGTCAGGCAGGTGGTTCAGAGGGCCCTATGAGTTTGTCCACATGGCTGTCCCCCGCTCCGTGCACAGGTTCCGGCGAGTTCTCCACAGCATCTGGCCCTTCACCCACAGGGCCTGTGGATAACCAGATTGGCTGACGCCCCTCGCGGGCCTACCGTGGTCCGGCGCCCGACGCGCCAGAAGCGGTCGCAAAGCCACTCGTTGATCAAGCCCGTGGCGTAAGAAAGAGTGGCATGGCGAGGTCCGCGGAGCGGACGGAGGAGGTGCTTGGTGAGCGTTCCCGAGCCCATGGACGACCCCTGGGCCGACGGCGGACCGAGCGACCGACTGCCCACCCGCACCCGGGGTGAGGGACGCGGCCGCGGCCGTGGCCGGGACGACCAGCACGAGCGGGGCGGCGAGGGCGGACCGTGGGACGGCGGACTCTCCGGCTTCGAGCGCGTCCCCCCGCAGGACCTCGACGCCGAGCAGTCCGTCCTCGGCGGCATGCTGCTCTCCAAAGACGCCATCGCCGACGTCGTGGAGATCATCAAGGGCCACGACTTCTACAAGCCCGCCCACGAGACCGTCTACGCCGCGATCCTCGACCTCTACGCCAAGGGCGAGCCAGCCGACCCGATCACGGTGGGCGCCGAACTCACCAAGCGCGGGGAGATCACCCGCGTCGGCGGAGCCTCCTATCTCCACACCCTGGTCCAGTCGGTACCGACCGCCGCGAACGCCTCGTACTACGCGGAGATCGTGCACGAGCGGGCCGTACTGCGCCGCCTCGTCGAAGCCGGCACCAAGATCACGCAGATGGGGTACGCGGCCGACGGCGACGTCGACGAGATCGTGAACTCGGCCCAGGCCGAGATCTACGCGGTCACCGAGCAGCGCACCACCGAGGACTACCTGCCGCTCGGCGACATCATGGAGGGCGCCCTCGACGAGATCGAGGCGATCGGCTCCCGCAGCGGCGAGATGACCGGTGTCCCCACCGGCTTCACCGACCTCGACTCGCTGACCAACGGTCTGCACCCCGGCCAGATGATCATCATCGCGGCCCGTCCCGCCATGGGTAAGTCGACGCTCGCCCTGGACTTCGCCCGGGCGGCGTCCATCAAGCACAACCTGCCCAGCGTCATCTTCTCCCTCGAAATGGGCCGCAACGAGATCGCGATGCGTCTGCTGTCGGCGGAGGCCCGGGTCGCGCTCCACCACATGCGCTCCGGCACGATGACCGACGAGGACTGGACCCGCCTCGCCCGCCGGATGCCGGACGTCTCGCAGGCCCCGCTGTACATCGACGACTCCCCGAACCTGTCGATGATGGAGATCCGGGCGAAGTGCCGCCGGCTCAAGCAGCGCAACGGCCTCAAGCTCGTCATCATCGACTATCTGCAGCTCATGCAGTCGGGTGGCTCCAAGCGGCAGGAGAGCCGGCAGCAAGAGGTCTCCGACATGTCGCGAAACCTCAAGCTCCTCGCCAAGGAGCTGGAGCTGCCCGTGATCGCGCTCTCGCAGCTGAACCGTGGCCCCGAGCAGCGCACCGACAAGAAGCCGATGGTCTCCGACCTCCGTGAGTCCGGCTCGATCGAGCAGGACGCGGACATGGTCATCCTGCTGCACCGTGAGGACGCCTACGAGAAGGAGTCACCGCGCGCGGGCGAGGCTGACATCATCGTGGGCAAGCACCGAAACGGCCCCACGGCCACCATCACCGTGGCCTTCCAGGGCCACTACTCCCGCTTCGTGGACATGGCCCAGACCTGACCGAGGCCGACGCAGGGTCTACACGGGAAGCCACTCGTGGGCGGCGGGTGCCCGTCT is from Streptomyces venezuelae ATCC 10712 and encodes:
- a CDS encoding transglycosylase domain-containing protein, whose protein sequence is MSEHRRKMPPQQPPTGGRAAARRAAQQPVGRRSAPVQDVGTGAPSASYGPASSAGEEQRPYGGRAEARRAAQRGSRRRGADAGPGGPGGSGGGRRGGGGGGGRGSGPGRGSGGRPPGKKRLIDYPRYGKYGWRRWMPSWKLVTGTFLVCVGILMGGAVFAYSNVVIPKEDDTATSQNNIYYWADGSRMAATGSGTNRQIIGIEQIPKVMQEAVVSAENKTFWDDSGIDPMGIGRAVWNMAKGGETQGGSTITQQYVKNNRLNDQSQTVTRKVKELFISMKVGNELEKSDIMAGYLNTAYYGRGAYGIQAASRAYFDKDAKQLNASESALLAAVLKGATYYDPGGYPEIDPEATPEKNTDRATKRWKWILDEMVNDNKITAAERAKYTTFPKVQKRKQDAQLTGQIGYLVSTAKANFINSNTEGIGAKELERGGYEIHTTFDKKKVASMEQSVKKILDEYIDPKKRPDTDTNVQFGGASVDTKTGAIVAIYGGVDATKHFTNNADPTGAQVGSTFKPFVLAAAMQYGIRDKDLGPVQDASSRTIVDPDKSRYSGKDELKVRKYNGEIWHDEKGKEWLQTNDDGASYGNMSLREAMIRSANSPYVQLGMDVGIDKVRETAIAAGLRKESLVQGEVPSFSLGISSPSAIRMAGAYATFANNGEQNDPFSVTKVSKGGKTIYEHKSATKEAFSSAIASNVTDVLRDVVENPKGTGRKAAIEGRDVAGKTGTTDGNKSAWFVGYTAQLATAIDMYRFDDDETKKNREFQEMFGTGDQPKIHGSSFPSRIWKDYMTDAVEGMPVVSFPEPEKLDGAKPVFGGGATSPTPTPTATPTPTETTATPTTTPPTTPTTTPPATKTPKPGKTTCSVWDWDCNHTGEPGDPGGNTGKPTDTATPTDTPTPTDTETNGHGKPNDGTWIP
- a CDS encoding single-stranded DNA-binding protein; the protein is MAGETVITVVGNLVDDPELRFTPSGAAVAKFRIASTPRTFDRQTNEWKDGESLFLTCSVWRQAAENVAESLQRGMRVVVQGRLKQRSYEDREGVKRTVYELDVEEVGPSLKNATAKVTKTTGRGGQGGYGGGGQQSGGGGSWGGNSGGGQQGGGGAPADDPWATGGPSSSGGGQQQGGGGGWGGNSGGGYSDEPPF
- the rplI gene encoding 50S ribosomal protein L9 — encoded protein: MKIILTHEVSGLGAAGDVVDVKDGYARNYLVPRGFAIRWTKGGEQDVAQIRRARKIHEIATIEQANEIKAQLEGTKVRLAVRSGDAGRLFGSVTPADIASAIKSAGGPDVDKRRVELGSPIKTLGSHQVSVRLHADVAAKLGVEIVAA
- a CDS encoding lipid II:glycine glycyltransferase FemX, whose protein sequence is MSLTLRTISREQHLAYIQSQPAASHCQVPAWADVKTEWRSENLGWFDKGGELVGVGLVLYRQLPKIKRYLAYLPEGPVINWHAPNLDDWLTPMLAHLKQQGAFSVKMGPPVVIRRWDSAAIKAGIQDPDVKRLKDVEATHIEPRAFEVADRLRKMGWQQAEDGGAGFGDVQPRYVFQVPLANRSLDDVLKGFNQLWRRNIKKAEKAGVEVVQGGYEDLAEWQRLYEITAVRDHFRPRPLSYFQRMWTVLNSEDPNRMRLYFARHNGVNLSAATMLVVGGHVWYSYGASDNIGREVRPSNAMQWRMLRDAYAMGATVYDLRGISDSLDETDHLFGLIQFKVGTGGEAVEYVGEWDFPLNKLLHKALDIYMSRR
- the rpsR gene encoding 30S ribosomal protein S18, with the protein product MAKPPVRKPKKKVCAFCKDKTAYVDYKDTNMLRKFISDRGKIRARRVTGNCTQHQRDVATAVKNSREMALLPYTSTAR
- the rpsF gene encoding 30S ribosomal protein S6, whose translation is MRHYEVMVILDPDLEERAVSPLIENFLSVVREGNGKVEKVDTWGRRRLAYEIKKKPEGIYSVIDLQAEPAVVKELDRQLNLNESVLRTKVLRPETH
- a CDS encoding glycosyltransferase family 87 protein; this translates as MPSLQKTSAPQDRPQGRPQTVIPTHRDKVAAAGSELIGGPYGRRAATGTGQMTPVRVIALVAIGMFALGMVQKLPCYNWAWFRGTTSQYTHACYSDIPHLFSGRGFAEGLVPYFDRLGGDIPFLEYPVLTGLFMEVASWLTPGGGDTMQREQSYWLANAGMLMVCAAVLAVCVTRTHRLRPWDGLLVALAPSVALTATINWDLLAVALTAAAVLMWARSRPLAFGILLGLATAAKFYPILLLCPLLMLCWRAGKWREYGTAVLGAAGAWLVVNLPVMLLAPEGWKQFFLFSRDRNVDFGSVWLLVSQRTGDAIPPGRANLYALLLMLAAVAGLAYLAFTAPRRPRFVQLAFLVVAAFVLTNKVYSPQYVLWLVPLAVLARPRWRDFLIWQACEVAYFTGVWMYLAFTTSGNSKQGLPVDGYQFAIVLHLLGTLYLCAMVVRDILTPEKDPVRQDGGDDPSGGVLDGAEDRVVAGRAAHPARHAAAALEDGLRVEWGTPGGQASRG
- a CDS encoding alanine racemase encodes the protein MALSLYVDTARWRAHQKTVIDQFPGVIPVCKGNGYGFGHERLADEAARFGADMLAVGTTYEAAKIKDWFSGDLLVLTPFRRGEEPVPLPDRVIRSVSSVDGVHALVGARVVIECMSSMKRHGVREEELPQLHSAIEDVRLEGFALHLPLDRPDGTDAVEEVIGWMDRLRAARLPLHTMFVSHLRAEEQARLQQQFPQTRFRARIGTRLWLGDHEATEYRGAVLDVTRVAKGDRFGYRQQKAASDGWLVVVAGGTSHGVGLEAPKAMHGVMPRAKGVARAGLATVNRNLSPFVWAGKQRWFAEPPHMQVSILFVPSDAQEPRVGDELVAHLRHTTTQFDRLVER